The nucleotide sequence TCGCCTCGCGCACCAGCGTGGATTTTCTGGCGATCTATCTCGGCCCGATCCTGATGGTCGGCGCCTGCACGCCGCTGCTGCGCCGGGTCATCCATCTCGCCAAGACCCAGAACATCACTTCGGTCGCCGACCTCGTCGGCGCGCGCTACGGCAAGAGCCAGGCGGTGGCGGCGACCGTAGCGCTGATCGCGATCATCGGCTCGGTGCCCTACATCGCGCTGCAGCTGAAGGCCGTCGCCTCCTCGCTGCAGACCATCCTGATCGACGACCGCGCCTTCGCCCACATCCCGATCGTCGGCGACATGGCGCTGATGGTGACCCTCGCGATGGCGATGTTCGCGGTGCTGTTCGGCACGCGCCAGACCGACGCCACCGAGCACCAGCACGGCCTGATGCTCGCGGTTGCGACCGAGTCGATCATCAAGCTGGTCGCCTTCATCGCCGCCGGCGCCTTCGTCACCTTCTGGATGTTCTCGCCGGTCGAGCTGATCGAGCGGGCGATGAAATCGCCGGAGGCCGAGCGCGCGCTCGAATACGTGCCGGGGATCGGCAACTTCCTGACCATGACCCTGCTGTCGTTCTGCGCCGCGATGCTGCTGCCGCGCCAGTTCCACGTCAGCGTGGTCGAGAACGCCAGCGACGCCGAGGTGTCGCGCGCGCGCTGGCTGTTCCCGCTCTATCTCGTGGCGATCAACCTGTTCGTGATCCCGATCGCGCTCGCCGGCCTCGTCACCTTCCCCTTCGGCGCCGTCGACAGCGACATGTATGTGCTGGCGCTGCCGATCGAGGCGGGCTCGCAATGGCTGTCGGTGCTGGTGTTCGTCGGCGGCCTGTCGGCGGCGACCGCGATGGTGATCGTCGAATGCGTCGCGCTGTCGATCATGGTCTGCAACGACATCGTCGTGCCGCTGGTGCTGCAGCGCCAGCAGGCCCAGCGCGAGATCGGCCGCGACTTCGCCGGCTTCCTGCTCGGCACCCGCCGCATCGCGATCTTCGCCATCATGGTGATGGCCTATTTCTACTACCGCGCGCTCGGCACCGCGCAGCTCGCCGCGATCGGTCTGCTGTCGTTCGCCGCGATCGCGCAGCTGGCGCCGAGCTTCTTCGGCGGCCTGTTGTGGCGGCGCGCCACCGCGCGCGGCGCGATGGGCGGCATGCTGGTCGGCTTCGCCGTCTGGCTCTACACGCTGTTCATCCCGAGCTTCCTCGACACCTCCACCGCCGGCATTCTCTTCCTGCAGCATGGCCCGTTCGGCTTCGAGCCGCTCAGGCCGCAGGCGCTGCTCGGCACCGATCTGCCGCCGCTGCTGCATGGCGTGCTGTGGAGCCTGTCGCTCAATCTCCTGACCTACATCGTGCTGTCGCTGGCGCGGCAGCCGTCGTCCATCGAACTTTTGCAAGCCGATCTGTTCGTGCCGGCCGAGCTGACGCCGAGCGCCCCGAGCTTCCGCCGCTGGCGCTCCACCGTGACCGTGCAGGACATCCAGAGCACCGTCGGGCAGTATCTCGGCCCCGACCGCGCCCGCGCCTCGTTCGAGGCCTTCGCCCTCCAGCGCAACATGTCGCTCGATCCGGCGGCACCGGCCGATTTCGAGCTGCTGCGCCATGCCGAGCACCTGATCGCCTCCTCGATCGGCGCGGCGTCGTCGCGCCTGGTGATGTCGCTGCTGTTGCGCAAGCGCACCGTCTCCGCCAAGGCCGCGCTGAAACTGCTCGACGATTCCCACGCCGCGCTGCATTTCAACCGCGAGATCCTGCAGACCGCGCTCAACCATGTGCGCCAGGGCATCGCGGTGTTCGATGCCGACCTGCAACTGATCTGCTCCAACGGCCAGTTCGTCGACCTGCTCGGCCTGCCGCCGCATCTGGTGCAGATCGGCAGTCCCCTGCGCGAGATCCTCGAATTCATGGGCACGATCGGCGCGCCGACCTATGAGGACAGCGAGGCGCTGCTGGCGCGGCGGCTCGCCGCCTATACCACCGAGGGCGAGCCGTATCTGGAACGCCTTGCCGACCGCCATATGGTGATCGAGGTCCGCACCAACCGCATGCCCGACGGCGGCCTCGTCATCACCTTCACCGACGTGACGCCGTCCTTCGAGGCGGCGGAAGCGCTGGAGCGCGCCAATGCGACGCTCGAAAAACGCGTGCGCGACCGCACCGAGGAGCTGACGCGGCTGAACTCCGAGCTCGCGGTCGCCAAGAGCGCCGCCGAGGATGCCAACATCTCCAAGACCCGCTTCCTCGCGGCCGCGAGCCACGACATCCTGCAGCCGCTGAACGCGGCGCGACTTTACGTGACCAGCCTGGTCGAACGTCAGACGCCGGGAGAGGATTCCCGCCTGGTCGAGAACATCGACGACTCGCTGGAGGCCATCGAGGAGATCCTCGGCGCGCTGCTCGACATCTCCCGGCTCGATGCGGGCGCGATGACGCCGTCGGTGTCGAGCTTCAAGATGGCCGACCTGATGCGCTCGCTGGAGATCGAGTTCGCGCCGGCCGCGCGCGCCAAGGGTCTTGATCTCATCTTCGTACCCTGCTCATTGCCCGTCGAATCTGACCGGCTCCTGCTGCGCCGGCTGCTGCAGAACTTCATCTCCAACGCCATCAAATACACGCCCAATGGCCGCGTGCTGGTCGGCTGCCGCCGCCATGGCACCTCGCTGCAGATCGGCGTCTACGACACCGGTGTCGGCATTCCCCCAGTGAAGCGCGGCGAGATCTTCAAGGAATTCCACCGCCTCGAACAGGGCGCGCGGATCGCCCGCGGTCTGGGCCTCGGGCTCTCCATCGTCGAGCGCATCGCCCGCGTGCTCAATCACGGCATCGCGCTGGACTCGCGGCCCGGCCGCGGCTCGGTCTTCTCCGTGACAGTGCCGGTCGCCAAGGCGATCAACCACACCGCCGCCGTCACCAGCGCCACCCCGCTCGCCAAGACGCCAATCGCAGGCGCCCTGATCGTCTGCATCGAGAACGATCCCGCGATCCTCGACGGCATGCGCACCTTGCTCACGGCCTGGGACGCCGAGGTCATCGCCGTCCCCGACCCGGAATCCGCCGAAGAAGCGATCGCCGCCCGCAACGGCGCCGTGACCGGTCTCCTGGTCGACTACCACCTCGACCGCGGCAACGGCATCGCCGCGATCCGCGACATCCGCCGCCGCTTCAACGAGGCGCTGCCCGCGATCCTGATCACCGCCGACCGCAGCCCCCACGTCCGCGCCGCCGCCCGCGACGAGAACATCGCCGTGCTGAACAAGCCGCTGAAGCCGGCATCCTTGCGCGCGCTGCTCGGACAATGGCGGATCCAGCAGATGGTGGCGGCGGAGTAGCGAAGGCTCTCTCGCGCCGACTTGCGCTGTCGCCAGCTCAGTGGCTGCCTGTCGTCAACAGCGCCCGAAGGACCGCGATCGCGAGCCAGAGGACCCCGACGACGAATGGGGCCGAGACCTTCAGGTTCAGGTTCGATTGAAAACCCGGCGGCCGGATCTTGTCGTGCTTGGCGGAGGCCTGGACGAACAGGATGTTCTGCTGCGCGCACCTCACCAAGAGGTCGTAGCTCTCGGCCTTGGACCGCGGCACCGTCCAGCTCTCGACGGTCAATTCCTTGAAGCTCTCGACATGGCGGCCGTCGGAGCTGTAGCGGCTCGCGAGCCTGAGCCCGGGCAGCTCATGCGTCTCCTCGGACCGCGCGTCCGGCCAGTCGCGGGGCATTTCGACCTGCAGCAGCCACGACAGGCGCCTGGGGCGGCCGACATAGATATCGTGCTCGCGCGCAGCCAATCCGGCGCCCGACAAGTCCGTGCCGATATTGTTGTCGACGAACTGCAGATGAATCTGATCCGGCTTGTCGGATGCCCGCCAGCAGTCGCTCATCGTGTATCGCGCATCCAGCACGATCTTGTTGTGGACCCGGTCGTCCTGGATCTCGATCGGCGTAGCCTCAGTCGCCGTCGGCCAATTGGCCTGCAACTGGCTGAGCAGGCCGCGCGCGAGACCGGTCTCCCCCTCATTGGCAATCATGTTCCTGATCTGGTCGGCACCCCAGGCTGAAAATTCGAGGCTGCGACGCAACGTCGCCGGAGCCTGGCGCGTGGGACCGACGCGCCAGTCGTCGTGGCAGTGCATGATGTGCTGGACTGCGTGCTCCGGCATCTGCTCCAACCGCGAGACATCCGGGGCCAGCGGCAGCGCCCATCCGAGATGAGGCACCTCGATCTGGTCGAGGCTGCCGCCCTGAACCGAGAGCGTCGGATCGAGCCAATAGCTGCGCCCAGCGAGCCGGAGGCGGACGATGCAATGATCGAACGCGGCCGGGCTCGGCAGCACCTGATCCAGCGCGACACCATGCGTCGTGGAGACCAGCGCGGCGCAGGCGTCGAGACCGAGGCGGCGTGCACCGGCCACGTAGAGCCGCGCCTTGTCCTTGCAGTCGCCGAAGCGACCGGACCAGATCGTCTCGAGGTCGCGCGGCGTCAGGCCGCCCTCCCCCAGCGAGAGAAAGAAGTAGCGCAACTCCCCTTGGACGAAGCGCAGCCATTCGACCGCCCGCTGCTCCGGATCAGCGAACGCCTGTCCGATCCGATCGATGTCGGCGGCAAGCTCCGGCGGAATGTCGCCGCTGTCATAGGCTCCGGCCATCAAGCCCGCGACGTCGCCCCAGCTCTCGAACTCGCTGAGTTGAAACGCGGGCGTCTCGAA is from Bradyrhizobium sp. ORS 285 and encodes:
- a CDS encoding PAS domain-containing hybrid sensor histidine kinase/response regulator — its product is MLHDWGVILAAFGYIGFLFLVASRGNRAGERRAPESRSWLAGLIYPLSLAIYCTSWTFFGSVGFASRTSVDFLAIYLGPILMVGACTPLLRRVIHLAKTQNITSVADLVGARYGKSQAVAATVALIAIIGSVPYIALQLKAVASSLQTILIDDRAFAHIPIVGDMALMVTLAMAMFAVLFGTRQTDATEHQHGLMLAVATESIIKLVAFIAAGAFVTFWMFSPVELIERAMKSPEAERALEYVPGIGNFLTMTLLSFCAAMLLPRQFHVSVVENASDAEVSRARWLFPLYLVAINLFVIPIALAGLVTFPFGAVDSDMYVLALPIEAGSQWLSVLVFVGGLSAATAMVIVECVALSIMVCNDIVVPLVLQRQQAQREIGRDFAGFLLGTRRIAIFAIMVMAYFYYRALGTAQLAAIGLLSFAAIAQLAPSFFGGLLWRRATARGAMGGMLVGFAVWLYTLFIPSFLDTSTAGILFLQHGPFGFEPLRPQALLGTDLPPLLHGVLWSLSLNLLTYIVLSLARQPSSIELLQADLFVPAELTPSAPSFRRWRSTVTVQDIQSTVGQYLGPDRARASFEAFALQRNMSLDPAAPADFELLRHAEHLIASSIGAASSRLVMSLLLRKRTVSAKAALKLLDDSHAALHFNREILQTALNHVRQGIAVFDADLQLICSNGQFVDLLGLPPHLVQIGSPLREILEFMGTIGAPTYEDSEALLARRLAAYTTEGEPYLERLADRHMVIEVRTNRMPDGGLVITFTDVTPSFEAAEALERANATLEKRVRDRTEELTRLNSELAVAKSAAEDANISKTRFLAAASHDILQPLNAARLYVTSLVERQTPGEDSRLVENIDDSLEAIEEILGALLDISRLDAGAMTPSVSSFKMADLMRSLEIEFAPAARAKGLDLIFVPCSLPVESDRLLLRRLLQNFISNAIKYTPNGRVLVGCRRHGTSLQIGVYDTGVGIPPVKRGEIFKEFHRLEQGARIARGLGLGLSIVERIARVLNHGIALDSRPGRGSVFSVTVPVAKAINHTAAVTSATPLAKTPIAGALIVCIENDPAILDGMRTLLTAWDAEVIAVPDPESAEEAIAARNGAVTGLLVDYHLDRGNGIAAIRDIRRRFNEALPAILITADRSPHVRAAARDENIAVLNKPLKPASLRALLGQWRIQQMVAAE
- a CDS encoding DUF3857 domain-containing transglutaminase family protein, with amino-acid sequence MSEIEEKALAGGVAGKADEVRHTPVPAWVDLAAYATEPSPEQESCVANGVCRLLADVQVNLTGSQPLWTFRSAQRILTKDGAERASHIVIEFDPGYQTLEVHYVRILRGDQAIEHARPGCFQVFRRERDIERLMLNGRLTASFLVPDVRANDILEFCCTLQGDKPIFGGKYQTWVALDAFNPTFDHRHRVLKPRGRTIASRDFNDPPHPEISVRDDVEDIRRRLVGQKKISPSAPLTPPWVFETPAFQLSEFESWGDVAGLMAGAYDSGDIPPELAADIDRIGQAFADPEQRAVEWLRFVQGELRYFFLSLGEGGLTPRDLETIWSGRFGDCKDKARLYVAGARRLGLDACAALVSTTHGVALDQVLPSPAAFDHCIVRLRLAGRSYWLDPTLSVQGGSLDQIEVPHLGWALPLAPDVSRLEQMPEHAVQHIMHCHDDWRVGPTRQAPATLRRSLEFSAWGADQIRNMIANEGETGLARGLLSQLQANWPTATEATPIEIQDDRVHNKIVLDARYTMSDCWRASDKPDQIHLQFVDNNIGTDLSGAGLAAREHDIYVGRPRRLSWLLQVEMPRDWPDARSEETHELPGLRLASRYSSDGRHVESFKELTVESWTVPRSKAESYDLLVRCAQQNILFVQASAKHDKIRPPGFQSNLNLKVSAPFVVGVLWLAIAVLRALLTTGSH